A segment of the Anguilla anguilla isolate fAngAng1 chromosome 6, fAngAng1.pri, whole genome shotgun sequence genome:
GCAAAATAGATCCAAACCAATGATGGCCTGGCACTAGGAATGATACAGTAAAGATAAgcctgctgtgatgtcacaaaagaGAGTAtctgttcaaaaacaaaacatttgaaaaaaaccaACAGAGCCACACCAATTACCGACCAATCAGCAtaggctttgttttgtttgttaccAACAAGCTCTGCGATTGGTGGAGCTCCCTTTTGTTCTAGTCAGGTGATATTACTGTCTATTCCCCATTTTAATACCCATGACTGGCACTAGGGCTGACTGTGGGAGACCCAACAGTTAAATCAGGTTCAGTTACAATTagtaacaaacaaaatggcccTTCACTCTGAATACTGCTATACGTACTATTTATTGTACCTTTACTGAGATAATCAACAGCCGATTATAAGGCTTCCGCCATTGCCATTAAATTAGAGTGGtaaatgtgtgcaaatgtaTTGTGAGAGAATGGCTATAAACATGTCTGTACGCAGTTCACTGATCAAGTGATGCAAGCAATAAAggtaaaaatgagaaacaaagaGTGGTTGTTTAACAATATCCAAATCTTTATTACTGATTTTAACATCTTCAATCTTTCATTGCAAAActagaaaaacaaaaggcaaaccaaaaaaaaaaaaaaacaaaacaaaaaaaaaaaaaaaacatggaaaagtACACttaaaaagcataaaacagTAAGGCGGGCTTTGAGGCTACATATGCAACGTCAAGTGTCCAAATATGAACAAGAGCGGGGGCCAAAGCTATGCCGGGCAGTTAACTAGCACTGGGCTACGTCCGACCCCCACTCCGGCTGAGCGAAGTGTGCAACGTTAGCGTGTGCATACACTAGAGATCTAAAGAGAGGGGGTGAGCGGGGAAATGCAGTATGCAGAGAATTTCAGCTGGAAGGAGTCAGCGGAAAAACGTGACCCGTCCCGTTCATTTGGGGGGCTCTtttggggtgcagtgggggggtgaaaaggcgtttttttttttttttttttttaagttccgttttctactgtgacgtcaccgaAGAAGACGAGGGCGAGCCTGCGGAGCCGACGAAGGCACTTTTGACCTGACTTACAGAACTACGGTCGTTCACTACGTGCGAGACGGTCTAACTTTCCAGCGTGGAggcgtgagggggggggggcatgttggCACTGTCCACtatttggctttttaaaaattttttattttttttttaagctcgGAGAAACAGCACACGATTCTGCGGTTGCCATGGGAATCAGCGCGCACAAAAACTTCCACCCAATCGCTGCGTGCTCCGCACGTTCAAAGCCCAGGAAGGAAAACCCGCACGTACAGAAAGCAGCAGAAAAAAGGTTTTCGAAACGCTGACCAGCACCTTCGGACAAAGAGCCAACGCTGGCTTTAAGAGctttttgtgattaaaaaaaaaaaaaaaacattggcaaTGGGATGCGTAGCACAATTAGGTTAGAAGCAAAAATTACACCGACAATTTCTGAATACGGTGACAAAGGGAAACAAAGCCATTTCCTTGTGTATACTTGCAACTTCTCAAGCCTTTCAACACTTTTCAATACAGCACCTGCAGCGCCTAATAAAACCCTACCTCTTAAGAACAACGGAAACCCTTTTAGCACGAGCGACTTGGCGGAGGACATCAACGCGCGTGTGTGGAACTCTACAGGTGAATCTACGGCAGTGTGTTCTTGTACTTTTGACTTGCTGCAGATGGGACTCTTTGGATGGAGCGCAATGCTGATTCAATGTAAACACTGAGGgggtgaataaaaaaaaaaatcacaaattgtTTTTCCAGGTgcttaataataaacaatacaatCTTGCTGTTATTGGCACAGAGACACCATGCACtaacattaattttttatacTGGTGTTCATTCTAggcaaacattttcatttggcaaCTTGTTTAGCAAAGAGTTTTCCGACAGGCTTTTGTAGTAAAATTTTGGCCACATAAGAAAAATACGCGAGAACAATATGATGCAAGGCTTGGCCAACGCTCCATTCAACATGCTAAGCATTGGCCTTTCGTTTCAAAGCATtagtgttttatatatatatatatctctatatTTTCTAAATTGACGAAAGTGGTTCACAAAATGTTTGAAACCCAAAGACATCCACAGTTGAAATCTTAGAATTCAAAAACACCTAACTTGCTCCTTTGcgcaaaaaagcaacaaaaaaaaataaaatacaaacctGAGTCGATTGTCTCAACACCAGTACAAAGCCATTCTACTGACAACCTCCTCAAAAGGATTCTTCATCTGTCCATTTCACAATCACATCCgggaaaatgtacaaatatgatTCAAAGACAATGTGCAGGAAATCAAGATGCAAAACTTCCACCCAAACGTGGGCCTCAACTGACAATTAGACCTTCATCGACTGAAAAGCCGCACCATTTTTCAGGCTCAGTTGCTTTAAACAAGAAATGCTGAAATTAaagtttttcctcattttaaaaaaataacttgggTTTATCATTGAAATGTGACCTGCAGAAAAACTAGCAACATGCTTGGGCAAATTCTATGGCAAACTGCTTACCGTGCAGGCATCCAGAACATGGTTCGACTAAGGTAAGCTGCTTCCGTTTCATGGACCAGAGAAATGTTGAGACTTTCAACCAATCAAAGGGATGGGAAAGTGcatgggggtgtgggtgggggggtgcggggggtggaaccaaaagaaaaacaaaatatcaatacagcaaaaaaaaaaccccaacctCCGTCCTGCTCTGATTTTCCCCTCTGCAAACACAGAGCCGCATCCACGTGTGCCTTTTTACTTGGCCCGTGGATAAACGAGTCAACAGtcgcaaaacaaaaagaaaatggtggtggggttaaaaaaaagaaaagaaaaaaaaagagaaatccaACAGAGGTCATCACTCTCATCATCATTATGATTATcagcaataaaacaaatcagTCCAGCTGGGATTCTCCACTATATATTTACCAATATCAGCACAGCGATATCCGCTTAATCtggagtcagtgttctagaacactagcTCCACACAGGAGCCATCAACCCAAAGGAACTGGGATGGGgtatgtgtgggggggtgggtggtttggggggggggggtgggtgagggacAGCACCTGCCCAACTGACCAATCACCAGCCTGACTGACACCCCCCGCTAAGGCACTTTTCTCACATCACTGTCCACATACAGAAGGTgcatgcttatttttatttatttattaatttattaatttatttttgccccAGGATGCCCTTGGCGCAGGGCTTTTTTTTACGAAATTGGGCTATGAGCGgtcgggcggggcggggcggggcggggcggggcggcgtcTTGTTTCGCGGTGCTCTCTGCGAGCGGATTGGCCAGGGCTAACTGACTACAGAGCGTaaaatggtggtggtggtggtggggggggggggggggggggggggggggggggtgaaactgTGTTTATTGCATCGAGGCGGCCGCTTGTGGGGCCGTCGTGCAGTCCGCGCACAACGAGGTGCTGATGGAACACgccaattttatttatttatcatttttcaaGCTCAACTCCCAGGCAGGAGAAATATCTGCCGTGATATCACCtacattcctttttttcagttttttttttgtttttttgttattacatCGGTTTTATTCGGTAGTTCGGTTAGGGAGGATAAAGCATTGCTGCATCGcttttcagtatttaaaaaaaaaaaaaaacgcacttcTGCGGCCTGACAAAAATCTACCGATTTTGCATAGAAATctcaaagcctttttttttttttttggacatgaCAGGGCCTTGCAAGCAATGCTGTATCTTCCGTTCCGTTCAAAAACCAGGGGctagggggagggagggaattcAAACAGTGTTTCCTAAGCAATTTGAGCCAGGGGACTTAAGACTGAACTATATGCTTTTCTTCCAGCACTTGCACTTTCCTTTTCGGCAGGtgactttaaaaaatttaattcaaatccCTGTTCtgcaaatgaaatttttttttttggaacccTTTTCAGTCACTGTTTCAGTTCGGTTTAAATGCGGCCGAGGCTTCGCCGTTCAAACTGACCACCATGGGAAGGCGTGGGAGGCTGCAGAGCAACTCGCTCCCGCCCATcagtttgaatatttgaatCTATAGTCGGTTAACGGTCCAACCGGAGGACCTCATGACCCCTCCAGAAGCGCGTGGAGATCACATCCCGGGGGCAATGGTGGGtcgcggtgtggggggggggtttagggggtGTTAAGGTTCGAGTCTACAGTCGGCATGCGTAACAGTGCTGGGGAATCAAAGGAAACTGCTCGGAAACACTGTTCGAAGGGCCAAGGGCCCCAGTCTGAGGCCTGTTTACAGGGTGTGGTAGTTACGGGCCTCAGTGTGAGGAACGTTTTACAAGGTGTGGTAGTTACGGGCCCCAGTCTGAGGCCCGTTTTACAGGGTGTGGTAGTTGCGGGCCTCAGTGTGAGGAACGTTTTACAGGGTGTGGTAGTTACAGGGTGTGGTAGTTGCGGTCCTTGGACTTGCAGAACTTGTAGAGGAAGAAGACGACGGCCTGCAGGCCCAGCACCAGCACGATGCCTCCAATGAAGCTGGCCGCGTCGAAGGTGGACTTCTTCTGCGGcgcggcggtgggggggggccggggccagggtggtgagggtggagtcTGAGGaacagagggggggtgggggggggagagagagagaaggagagagagggagagggagagggagagggagggggagagggagagagagacagagaggggggagaaagagaaagagagacagagagagagacagagggggggtgggtgggggagaggaagagggggagagagaaggagagagagggagaaggagagagagagagagagagagagagacagaggggggagaaagagagagacggggaagagagagagggggaggggggagagacagagggagggggagagagagagagagagagtggttcATCCAAACCGGACTGAAATGGGCACATTTTAGTCGAATAAGCGCTTTTTAACCAGCGACTACGGTCGTGAACGTACTTGACGGAGGAGCGGCCGTTGCCGTGGTGTTGGCGGGCGGAGTCGGGGCCTTGGTGGGACCCGCCGCTGTCGTAGATGCGTTTGTATGAgcttggaggaaaaaaaataaataaataataataaaatttaatttaggtTTGACAAGtcatttcaaagcattttttttaagacTATGTctgcaggtcaaaggtcagactGCCGCCAGCGTTACCTGCAGTTGGAGCCGCGGTGGTGGCGTTGCTCGGGACGACAGCAGTAGTGTTTGCCGGTTCGGGGGCGGCCGTGGTGACAGCTGGCTTGGCAGTGGGAGCGTCCGTCGTTTTGGCAGTGGTAGAGGCAGCGGGTTTGACGCTCGTAGGGACAACTGGTTCGAGGtcgcctggaaaaaaaaatcaaaaagtaaatcatggagggagggaggagtgagttagtgagtgtgagtgtgtgtgtgagtgtgcgtttcAGCTGCGTGATTACCTTAAGTATAATGTCTTGTCAATATAATATCAATAGTCATATAATTAGGATTTGACTGGGGTTTGTAAGTTCATAAAAGGGATTTACAAAGCAGTAGAACTACAACAGATCTGTTTTGCTGAGGGTTGTGCTCCCTCAGCAGAACTAGGGACATTAGTACGGAAATTAGTAAAAGTTAAATCCCACGTACACAGTTGTCATTGTGTGGGCACAGCCTGCTGGGTAATGTAGTACAGGCAAAGTCCCCTGGGGTGCTCAAGCCCAGGCCTGATGCAGCACTACACGCTCTAGTTTGTAGGCAAATGGCGAGCGCTAGGCACTTTAGCACACAGGCGGATGGGCTAAATGgcctgatgatgtcattatGTAGTCTTACATGATGTCATTATGTAGTCTTACGTTCTTAGGATCAGGTCAGATATACAATACTCATAAATGTACTACAGCCCTTTGAGTCTCTAGTTTACATCCTGTGACAGGATCTCCTCTTTACCTTGTGGGCCGGTTACCAGGCCTTGGGTTTGACAGAAGCCAAATGcctgcagctcaaactccaGTGGATTTAGTGCATTTCtgagaagtaaataaataaatgttgtcaCTCCCTCACCTGAGCAGGATCCATTAGCGACTGGCTCACAGCCCAGGCTCACACTGGTGGAATTCACAGCGCTCACGCAGGAACCATTTTGGGGGCTTGAATCTGTGCAAAGGGAACACACACTAATCAGAAAGAGCAAGCCAGActtaaacattcttttttttttttttttttacatttttatttaagtctctctctttgtctgagAACTGCAAATAGAAATTATACAGTCCCATTTGGGCATGGAAATGAAGGGCAGGCCGACTGCAATGTCGATTTACGACTAAAATTGCAGCTCGAACAGTGGCATTCACGATAAGCCTTTGCTACAAGTCTGAAGATTTCCTTTTCGCATATCTCAGTGACCGATGTTGGATGAAACAAGAGCAATTGACACGTGAACAGGGGGGAACCTCTCACTTCATAAACCAGGAAGTGGGTTCTGTACTGCCTGCACCAATCGGACGGAAGCGCTGCAATGAGTCACACAGGATAATAATACATCACACAGGCTCCACGGTATGTGCGGGAAGCAAACCCTGTAGTACGGTCAGCATTGGCTGCCAGCTAAATAAGCAGAgagatacactatatgaccaaaagcatCTGGagaccccttggtctggggctgtttttcatggtttgggctgggttTTGTTCCAGTAAAGGCAAATCTTACATGTGACACAAAtctaatgctacagcatacaataacattctagtcgattctgtgcttccccttTGGGGGAGGTccagtttcagcatgacaatgcccccatgcacacagtgaggtccacacagaaatggttttgaagagaacagtgtggaagaacttgactggcctgcacagagccctgacctcaaccgcatccaacacctttgggatcaacagGAAATTGATCAATTGTGAGcaaggcctaattgcccaatcagtgcttgACCTCACTGATGCTCTTCCGGCTGAATAGAAACAAATCGCTGCAGCAATACTCCAACATCTAGTTTATTAATCCCCAttattttggatgaaatgttggatgtcagggtgtccacatacttttggccatgtagtgcaactcactttagctagctagccaataTTACAAAGATTTGGCTTTTGCTTCTTCGTGTTTAAAACTGGTACTCCCGAGATTAAAACCAGCTTGTATTCCTACAGATGAAAGTTTGGTTAAAATAGCACTATGGAGCTGTTGCAAGTCTTGAATCTCAGAAGGTGAGAAGGGCAGTATAACTTGACACTTTGTAATGTGAACTGTGAGGAAAAGATGCAAGGCTTTGAGGAGTTACAACAAGGCCTTTATCAAGGTGAAACTTCAAGGTGAAATGAGCAAAGCCTAGTACaagttttctcattttcttctgTCAAAACAGAGGCAAAAAAAGAGACTACACCGATCTTTCAACTgccaaaatgtgttatttaaagCAACCCTGTATTTATGGCCATTTAGCATTGATGGGGACGTGAAGCAGTCGGTAATATGACTTtggttcatttgcattttacctGAGACAAAATATGGCCCTGCATTCAAATCCGAAATTGACCCACATTTGCCAGAAAATTCAAATTCACGTCACGTTTTCCCAGAATCACAATTTCAAATCATAGCCCAGCTTTTTCGGtcacaaaactgcaaaaaccaaCAAACGGATCTTTCCGCCCCCGCCCATTCCGCGGAAACTCGAATATGAAACGTACCTCCTCGGACATTCTTCTAGTATTTCCGTCTTAAGGAGAATAATCGAGAGTAACGGCACAGCCTGGGCCAGCATAAGTGTCCCCGCAGCAGAAGACCACCCCCCTTCTGCCTAACCCCTCGTCTGACTCATTTCTCCGGTCCCAGTGGCTTCGTTGGCAACCGCTAAACCACCGCCAGATGAGTCACACGTCCGAAAAAATAGGAATTGAGCGGCGTCGGTCGAGAAGCCCGGATGACGCAGCATAACGACTGAAGGAAAGAATGACACAACGCAGTAAGAGTGGCCCtatgtagtagtagtagtgcaCGCCTTAATAAACTCCAAATTACACAGCTCAAAACGGCCAGGCTAAAATCTGTGAAAATGTCCACTGTAATGGACATTCAACTGTAATGGACAGGGCATTTCAGTACTTTGAAATCAAACTGAGAGAGTTACCCATGAGTGAAATCTCTTAGTGGCAAAAATGCATAGCTACACAAGGTCGCAGCTACCCTTGCAATGGGGGATACAGCAGCTAGCAAGTCTGTTCTCGTGCCGGAGAAGGATTCTGAAGGTCTGCTTCCTTGTCAGCCTTCCTTGTTCCTtgttcctccccccccgcccaatGAGGGGTACGTCCAGAACAAACGGAATGTGGCACCCAATACCGGGCACATCAGCAGCATGTCACATGACCCTCCCAGATGCACCACCTGTGGTCCTTCCCACTCCATACAATCGTCAGGTTACAGattcacagcacagtctgtgtgtgcgtacacgtgTGCGTGTTGGGCAGAATAAACATCACCCAGTTCAGTCACGCCCTGACCTAAAGCAAATCGCacagcaggaacacacactgGCGACGGGACGGTATTAAAGTCTGTGGCATTCTGTGTCAGTGGGGTTAGCTTCCAATGACGTCAGCTGCAGAGGAACACTTGGCACTTGGCACGGTCTCTTACAGCTCTACGGCCCTCCTTCCCCCTATCAGTCAGCTGCGACGTGGATGGAAGAGAACACGTACACAGCTGCTAAAAGGTAGCAGAGATcacaaattgtgtgtgtgtgtgtgtgtgtgtgtgtgtgtgtgaccatgaAACAGGGTCAAGTCCCAGTTGCCgggaaacacacagcacactctcaatttggtactcaaaataaaaaaagtctaattTTCCTTAATTTTGCAGAGCCTGGGCCTCAGGCTGCCcttgtcacccccccccacccccaacctgGGAAAACGGGTTCTGCACAGGCGGGACTCAAACTTAAGGTCCTCCCTAAAAGTTTTACCGCCGGCAAAACAGGGCTGACACCACCGAGAGCAAATACACAAAACCAGGCCTCGCTCTCCCGCGTTTATGGCCCTCCACACACCTGCTGCCGTTCAGTCAACAGACACGGGTCTTTAACTCTGACTTACAGTACAAGTAACTGCAAGCGTTACACTATGTCTACACAGACTCACTTTGGCAAGCTAGCTTTAGCGATCGCTCAACTCTtttgtgaagacaaaaaaaagcgAAACATATTTGCTTATTTGTTAGTCAAAGTAACGGGCAAAcgctgaatgtaatgtaatgaatccgGGGCCTTGGTCTTGAGCCTCGTGTGTCCCTGCGCGGCAACGCATGGCGGTAAGGAGACCGGCGCCAGGGCTGCGGGCACGCCGCCATCCCGCGGGCGTGCGACCCGTTTaccacaccctctcaccccAGCCGGGCTCATCCTCCCGCCGCCACGGTTACCTTACCCAAGCACAGTGGCGGGTGAGACAAAGCAAAGGACGTGCTAATTATTCACGGTCTCGCAGAGCGCTTAGTCACGAGCGATTCAATCACACACCCCGCAACAGCACTGGCAGAACAGCCCCGTTCTCCAACAGCGGCCATCCGCGAGCTGTCCTCTTCCAGTCCGCCCTTCTGGGAACGGCGGGCAAGAAAGCAATGAAACCACCGGTCACCTGGGGCATCTGTCTATGCACTCAAACAACAGTTTATCCATAGAAGCACACTGAAGTAGCAGAGCCAATGAGGGAAAAGACctccctaccacacacacacacacacacacacagtctcacgcgcgcgcgcgcgtgcgcacacacacacacagtctcacacagagtcatacacacacacacacacacacactcacacacgcagtctcacacacgcagtctcacacacacacacacacactcacgcacacactcacgcacacaaacagcaaagcCGTGGTATTTCAGCACAGCCTGTGAGCCAACACTACCCACTCTGGGCTTTAACCCTGCAATTCCC
Coding sequences within it:
- the cd164 gene encoding sialomucin core protein 24, with the protein product MDPAQATSNQLSLRASNPLPLPLPKRRTLPLPSQLSPRPPPNRQTLLLSSRATPPPRLQLQLIQTHLRQRRVPPRPRLRPPTPRQRPLLRQTPPSPPWPRPPPTAAPQKKSTFDAASFIGGIVLVLGLQAVVFFLYKFCKSKDRNYHTL